A single Theropithecus gelada isolate Dixy chromosome 7b, Tgel_1.0, whole genome shotgun sequence DNA region contains:
- the ADAM21 gene encoding LOW QUALITY PROTEIN: disintegrin and metalloproteinase domain-containing protein 21 (The sequence of the model RefSeq protein was modified relative to this genomic sequence to represent the inferred CDS: substituted 1 base at 1 genomic stop codon) produces MAVDGTLVYIRVALLLLWLGVFLSISGYCQAGPSQHFTSPEVVIPLKVISRGRSAKAPGWLSYSLRLGGKRHVVHMKVKKLLVSRHLPVFTYTDERALLEDQPFIPDDCYYHGYVEGVPESLAVFSACFGGFRGVLQINGLTHEIEPIRHSATFEHLVYKINSNETQFPAMRCGLTEKEVARQQLGFEEAENSALEPKSAGDWWTHAWFLELVVVVNHDFFIYSQSNISKAQEDVFLVVSMVDSMCXQLCTYIMLIGIEIWNQGNIFPMTSIEQVLNDFSQWKLISLSQLQHDAAHMFIKNSLISILGLAYIAGICRPPIDCVVDNFQGDTWSLFANTVAHELHHSLGMQHDEEFCFCGERGCIMCTFRVPAEKFTNCSYADFMKT; encoded by the coding sequence TACATCAGGGTCGCTCTTCTGCTGCTCTGGCTTGGGGTGTTTTTGTCCATTTCTGGCTACTGTCAGGCTGGGCCCTCCCAGCATTTCACTTCCCCAGAAGTGGTGATCCCCTTGAAGGTGATCAGCAGGGGCAGAAGTGCAAAGGCTCCTGGATGGCTCTCCTATAGTCTGCGGCTTGGGGGAAAGAGACACGTTGTTCACATGAAGGTCAAGAAGCTCTTGGTTTCTAGACACCTCCCAGTGTTCACCTACACAGATGAGCGTGCCCTCCTGGAGGATCAGCCCTTCATCCCAGATGACTGTTACTATCATGGTTACGTGGAGGGGGTCCCTGAGTCTCTGGCTGTGTTCAGTGCTTGTTTTGGGGGCTTTCGAGGGGTATTACAAATAAATGGCCTCACTCATGAAATTGAACCCATCAGGCACTCTGCCACATTTGAACACCTGGTTTATAAGATAAACAGTAATGAGACACAATTCCCAGCTATGAGATGTGGCTTAACAGAGAAGGAAGTAGCACGCCAACAGTTGGGATTTGAAGAGGCTGAAAACTCAGCTCTGGAACCAAAATCTGCTGGTGACTGGTGGACCCATGCATGGTTTCTGGAGCTAGTTGTTGTGGTGAACCATGATTTCTTCATTTACTCTCAAAGCAACATCTCAAAGGCACAAGAGGATGTATTTCTTGTTGTCAGCATGGTGGATTCCATGTGTTAGCAGTTATGTACTTATATAATGTTGATTGGAATTGAAATTTGGAATCAAGGAAATATTTTCCCAATGACAAGCATAGAACAGGTCCTGAACGATTTCTCTCAATGGAAACTAATCAGTCTTTCCCAATTACAGCATGATGCTGCACATATGTTCATAAAAAATTCACTTATAAGTATACTTGGTCTAGCCTACATTGCAGGAATATGTCGTCCACCTATTGATTGTGTAGTTGATAATTTTCAAGGAGATACCTGGTCTCTTTTTGCCAACACTGTGGCCCatgagttacatcattctttgggTATGCAGCATGATGAAGAATTCTGTTTTTGTGGGGAAAGAGGTTGTATCATGTGTACTTTTAGAGTGCCAGCAGAGAAATTCACCAATTGCAGTTATGCTGATTTTATGAAGACC